One Leptospira bouyouniensis DNA window includes the following coding sequences:
- a CDS encoding LysR family transcriptional regulator: MEFRQIVYFLEISESGTFQKAAMRLGLTQPALSRQIFLLEKELGVIVLERGGRSVRLTHEGERFYQYSIRLKALWEEIQIGFSKENDLKGNFSISAGGTVSAWILPQILKEILNKRKGLSLSVREGDASETKNSVLKGEVDLGILTGPITEPSLNVIEFLSDQIFPCAAKDHPIFLKKKIKIEDLKKQPIVFFHPGSALRKAVEKKIKSFSKDYGPNIAMELRSVESVIKSLEAGLGIGFLSEYSMNPNLKKINFEAWNAERKFYLCYRKKSGPGLAMLAEEILKSAEKWKLQTESITR; the protein is encoded by the coding sequence ATGGAATTCAGACAAATCGTTTACTTTTTAGAAATTTCAGAATCAGGTACATTCCAAAAAGCAGCAATGCGACTGGGATTAACGCAACCCGCCCTCTCCAGACAAATATTTTTATTAGAAAAAGAATTAGGTGTCATTGTTTTAGAAAGAGGTGGGCGGTCGGTTCGACTAACACACGAAGGCGAAAGGTTCTATCAATATTCGATTAGATTAAAAGCATTATGGGAAGAAATTCAAATTGGTTTTTCTAAAGAAAATGATCTGAAAGGGAACTTTTCCATTTCAGCAGGAGGAACCGTATCTGCATGGATTTTACCTCAAATTTTGAAAGAAATCCTAAATAAAAGAAAGGGACTATCTCTTTCTGTGAGAGAAGGAGATGCAAGCGAAACGAAAAACTCTGTGTTAAAGGGAGAAGTAGATCTTGGAATTTTGACAGGTCCCATTACAGAACCTAGTCTGAATGTGATTGAATTTTTATCTGATCAAATCTTTCCTTGTGCCGCAAAAGATCATCCGATCTTTCTAAAAAAGAAAATAAAAATTGAGGACTTAAAAAAACAACCAATCGTATTTTTCCACCCGGGTTCCGCTCTTAGAAAAGCAGTTGAGAAAAAGATCAAATCGTTTTCAAAAGATTATGGCCCCAACATTGCGATGGAACTAAGAAGTGTAGAATCTGTGATCAAATCTTTGGAAGCAGGATTAGGAATTGGTTTTTTATCCGAATATTCTATGAATCCCAATCTAAAAAAAATTAATTTCGAAGCCTGGAATGCAGAAAGGAAATTTTATCTCTGTTATCGTAAAAAATCTGGACCTGGACTTGCCATGCTTGCCGAAGAAATTTTAAAATCTGCAGAGAAGTGGAAATTGCAAACAGAATCCATCACCCGTTAA
- a CDS encoding LA_0442/LA_0875 N-terminal domain-containing protein, whose protein sequence is MKQYLVLISAVYLIANASLFSETILFKSGEKVEGSVLSQDKDSVTIKLADGYTKVYPKSLIQKVFYGRKSESTTLKKEPQISEKEKKLKEEKELALKQKQEEENLKVKETNQKKREEQLANAKRHYLEGSLGLGSGESQSELRPFFQTIQYAGLLFSGSGQAELQSTPYKTKNQTATVRLFYAWDRFTIEVRGTGAKGNLDIGGVQTLAFGSGGGSSSTSDKTTNVLFGNGDTKFQKLSTRVGFSPYPHPVLDLQILGGLERIWTKSIHEVDSLGGMTATGMNPNRISYRNTTSSLKGYSLGIGFEWKFLERFSLQGQVLYLDMQGPSSLRSNEFRIDSTSFRYGQNGLDYQWKSTGTEVNVKFTTKIKDDFSVFVEASNMTLNNKLQSGYITENDGRGNSDPSQILLSFYGPKILIPMLYDSKTSLSYIQVGANYRFNF, encoded by the coding sequence ATGAAACAATATTTAGTTTTGATTTCCGCTGTCTATTTGATAGCAAACGCTTCCTTATTTAGTGAAACCATTCTCTTTAAATCTGGAGAAAAAGTAGAAGGATCCGTTTTATCACAAGATAAGGATTCAGTGACGATCAAACTGGCAGATGGATATACAAAAGTGTATCCAAAGTCATTGATCCAAAAAGTTTTTTATGGACGGAAATCGGAATCAACTACTCTGAAAAAGGAACCACAAATTTCAGAAAAAGAAAAGAAACTCAAAGAAGAAAAAGAACTCGCATTGAAACAAAAGCAAGAGGAAGAAAATCTCAAAGTCAAGGAAACAAATCAGAAAAAACGTGAGGAACAACTTGCGAATGCGAAACGACATTATTTAGAAGGATCCTTGGGATTGGGGAGTGGAGAGAGCCAATCGGAGCTCCGACCTTTCTTTCAAACCATCCAGTACGCTGGACTTCTTTTTAGTGGGAGTGGTCAAGCTGAGCTTCAATCTACACCATACAAAACTAAAAACCAAACTGCCACAGTACGTTTGTTTTACGCTTGGGACCGTTTCACCATTGAAGTTCGAGGAACAGGGGCTAAAGGAAATTTAGATATTGGTGGTGTTCAGACACTTGCTTTTGGGAGTGGAGGTGGCTCTTCCTCCACTTCAGACAAAACGACAAATGTACTCTTCGGGAACGGTGATACAAAATTTCAAAAACTTTCTACTCGGGTCGGTTTTTCTCCATACCCACACCCTGTGTTAGACCTACAAATTTTGGGAGGGCTGGAAAGGATTTGGACTAAGAGCATCCATGAAGTTGATAGTCTTGGTGGAATGACTGCAACAGGAATGAATCCCAATCGAATCAGTTACAGGAATACAACTAGTTCTCTTAAAGGTTATAGTTTAGGAATTGGATTCGAATGGAAATTTTTGGAAAGGTTTTCTTTACAAGGTCAGGTTTTGTATTTGGATATGCAGGGCCCATCTTCCTTGCGAAGTAATGAATTTCGAATTGATTCCACTTCTTTTCGCTACGGTCAAAATGGTCTAGACTACCAATGGAAATCTACTGGAACTGAAGTGAATGTGAAATTCACAACCAAGATTAAAGATGATTTCAGTGTATTCGTGGAAGCAAGCAATATGACCCTGAATAACAAATTACAGTCAGGTTATATTACAGAAAACGATGGTCGGGGAAATTCTGATCCCTCCCAAATATTACTAAGCTTTTATGGACCAAAAATCTTAATTCCGATGTTGTATGATTCAAAAACAAGTTTGAGTTATATTCAAGTTGGTGCCAATTATCGTTTTAATTTCTAA
- a CDS encoding DoxX-like family protein yields MNFGKILFFFKLGVAIIFLQTLFFKFNAADESIFIFTKLGVEPWGRIAMGILELMIVIFLFIPFLVWLGALFGIGSMMGAIFAHIFVIGINVANDHGLLFVLAIVNFLGCSYILYSEKENLLMNMQWLFKRI; encoded by the coding sequence ATGAACTTTGGTAAAATTTTATTTTTCTTCAAACTTGGTGTTGCAATTATTTTCTTGCAAACCTTGTTTTTTAAATTTAATGCAGCGGATGAATCAATTTTTATATTCACGAAGTTAGGTGTTGAACCTTGGGGCAGAATTGCAATGGGAATTCTCGAACTTATGATTGTAATATTTCTTTTTATTCCATTTCTAGTTTGGTTAGGTGCTTTGTTTGGGATCGGATCCATGATGGGTGCGATTTTTGCTCATATTTTCGTCATTGGAATCAATGTAGCGAATGATCACGGTTTATTGTTTGTCTTGGCAATAGTAAATTTTTTAGGCTGTTCTTATATTCTTTATTCCGAAAAAGAAAATTTATTAATGAATATGCAATGGTTATTCAAAAGAATATGA
- a CDS encoding AraC family transcriptional regulator has protein sequence MKIAEHSKLYITKGLSIFIGTIIETSKHNHNAIQITLSAYNDFTVEFDEISISTKSIIINSNCNHKLIGRKGKQIVISIENASNHSRAFHALLGENPYREINIDPKLIQTIESDAKENKNLSIVLEKIISHLNIEFNKVNKIDERIKKILNIIENVEEKKISVKKLAAQVALSESRIQHLFKIQIGMSIKKYLLWKRLVDGIHMITSGKDFTEAAYEAGFADSAHMSRTFKQMFGINLFDLFHNSRSVQAIVCKS, from the coding sequence ATGAAAATTGCAGAACACTCCAAGTTATACATAACAAAAGGACTTTCCATTTTTATTGGTACCATCATAGAAACCTCAAAACATAATCACAACGCCATTCAAATCACTTTATCAGCTTATAACGATTTTACAGTTGAGTTTGATGAAATTTCAATCTCCACAAAATCAATCATTATAAATTCAAATTGTAATCACAAGCTTATAGGAAGAAAAGGGAAACAGATTGTCATTTCCATCGAAAATGCTTCCAATCATAGTAGAGCTTTTCATGCTTTACTGGGAGAAAATCCTTACAGAGAAATAAACATTGATCCTAAGTTGATTCAAACTATTGAATCTGATGCCAAGGAAAACAAAAACCTTTCAATTGTTTTAGAAAAAATTATCTCCCATCTAAATATAGAATTTAACAAAGTAAACAAAATTGATGAAAGGATAAAAAAAATTCTAAATATCATAGAAAATGTAGAAGAGAAAAAAATTAGCGTTAAAAAACTTGCAGCTCAAGTCGCTCTTTCCGAAAGCAGAATTCAACATTTATTTAAAATACAAATTGGTATGTCCATCAAGAAATATTTACTTTGGAAAAGATTAGTAGATGGAATACATATGATTACAAGTGGGAAGGACTTTACTGAGGCAGCATATGAAGCTGGATTTGCAGATTCAGCACACATGAGCCGAACATTTAAACAAATGTTTGGCATCAATTTATTTGATCTTTTTCACAATAGCAGGTCCGTTCAAGCAATAGTTTGCAAAAGCTGA
- the leuC gene encoding 3-isopropylmalate dehydratase large subunit, translating into MGQTLYDKIWESHRIVENSDSESILFVDRHILHEVTSAQAFEGLRSKKRNVRRKDLTLGVVDHNVSTKDRKNRDAAGQISRLQIDKMEKNCKDFGIRLFGPEDPEQGIVHVLGPELGFTIPGSVIVCGDSHTATHGAFGALAFGIGTSEVEHVLATQTLKQAKTKSMSIRFVGRPGFGITSKDVVLALINKMGTSGGKGYTIEYSGEWIRSLSMEGRMTLCNMSIEAGARASLVSPDQITFDYLKDRKLIPKGENFQKAIKYWKTFFTDHDAVFDEMIEFDISKIEPQVTWGTNPSQTISIDGVIPNPEDLEDIRARETAKNALAYMDLKPGTPISEIRIDRVFIGSCTNARIEDLRSAAEVAKGKKIHPDVQALVVPGSGTVKRQAESEGLDQIFKEAGFEWREPGCSLCLAMNDDVLRPGERCASTSNRNFEGRQGRGGRTHLVSPSMAVAAAVTGKFTDVRNLV; encoded by the coding sequence ATGGGACAAACTCTATACGACAAAATTTGGGAAAGCCATCGAATCGTTGAGAATTCAGACTCGGAATCTATTTTATTTGTGGATCGCCATATCTTACATGAAGTGACTTCCGCCCAAGCATTCGAAGGATTAAGAAGTAAAAAAAGAAATGTAAGAAGGAAGGATCTCACCTTAGGAGTTGTGGATCATAATGTTTCTACAAAAGATCGTAAAAATAGAGACGCTGCAGGACAAATCTCCCGTTTGCAGATTGATAAAATGGAAAAAAACTGTAAGGATTTTGGAATCCGTTTGTTTGGTCCAGAAGATCCAGAACAAGGGATTGTACATGTATTAGGCCCTGAATTAGGATTCACAATTCCTGGATCCGTGATTGTATGTGGAGATTCTCATACTGCGACACATGGCGCCTTTGGTGCTTTGGCATTTGGTATCGGAACAAGTGAAGTTGAACATGTGCTCGCGACACAAACTCTTAAACAGGCAAAAACAAAATCAATGTCGATTCGGTTTGTTGGGAGACCTGGATTTGGAATCACTTCAAAGGATGTAGTCCTTGCTCTCATCAATAAGATGGGAACATCAGGAGGAAAAGGATACACAATTGAATATTCCGGTGAATGGATACGTTCTCTTTCGATGGAAGGGAGAATGACACTTTGTAATATGAGTATCGAAGCGGGTGCAAGGGCAAGTCTCGTTTCACCAGACCAAATCACATTTGATTATTTGAAAGATAGAAAACTAATTCCGAAAGGTGAGAATTTTCAAAAAGCAATCAAATATTGGAAAACATTTTTTACCGATCATGATGCAGTTTTCGATGAGATGATCGAATTTGATATTTCTAAAATAGAACCGCAGGTCACCTGGGGAACAAATCCTTCTCAAACTATTTCCATCGATGGAGTGATCCCTAATCCAGAAGATTTAGAAGATATTCGAGCAAGAGAAACTGCAAAGAATGCTTTGGCGTATATGGATTTAAAACCAGGCACTCCCATTTCTGAAATTAGAATTGATAGGGTATTCATAGGTTCCTGCACAAATGCAAGGATAGAAGATTTACGATCTGCTGCAGAAGTAGCAAAAGGAAAAAAAATCCATCCCGATGTGCAAGCATTGGTGGTTCCAGGTTCAGGAACCGTGAAACGTCAAGCAGAATCAGAAGGATTGGATCAAATTTTCAAAGAAGCTGGATTCGAATGGAGAGAGCCAGGTTGTTCTCTATGCCTTGCTATGAACGACGATGTTTTAAGACCAGGTGAAAGATGTGCATCCACTTCTAACCGTAACTTCGAAGGGAGGCAAGGAAGGGGAGGCAGAACTCATTTAGTCAGCCCTTCCATGGCAGTCGCGGCAGCAGTGACAGGAAAATTTACAGATGTGAGGAATTTGGTATGA
- a CDS encoding c-di-GMP phosphodiesterase encodes MSDIPLIPTDQLAKFEFNDDLLSSYRKSKIIPLDLYDRNGKLIMAKKKNATEEDFAKLLKIELQGAYCLTSDSKQIRVTSGDTADPRNTKLFDPDKTTEFAKQTESLILELKKEAFNSDHALRVHKSIGKVLDDFTSNPDFESGLFNILEILNHAGVPVESELMTKRTIVAMGMKVRTKKIGVGDDNKPNKKDHLSVMTASFLADIGYSKLVLPDKPNLTKEEYISIQQHPIISYLMTLAAPEITQEIRTLILNHHRPFRGNSINNNFPDNNTVFRKLMVIRDKFIKDPSKKMIVADIDAQLRIQESNVNSVNFEEDIAILSLASEYASLTTNQPWRPAFSSATALKMIVNDSFFSYSNRNIRHLLDYVGTSLTNNQNIINVGDYVITASIDSEKQAHFDICKILEVDRFQTRPKIQRLCTIKPLFKKGIKYRIADFDINEIRMDKRKAVIDLAGQTSSTQRIIYIIDPEMNAPLYDTARKMDIS; translated from the coding sequence TTGAGCGATATTCCCTTAATTCCCACTGACCAACTTGCGAAATTTGAATTCAATGATGATCTGTTGAGTAGTTACCGTAAGAGTAAAATCATCCCACTCGATCTTTATGATCGAAATGGAAAGCTCATCATGGCAAAAAAAAAGAACGCAACAGAAGAGGATTTTGCTAAACTTCTAAAGATTGAATTACAGGGAGCCTACTGCCTTACCTCTGACTCAAAACAAATACGAGTCACATCAGGAGATACAGCAGACCCTCGCAACACAAAACTTTTTGATCCAGACAAAACGACAGAATTTGCAAAACAGACCGAATCGCTGATTTTAGAATTAAAAAAAGAAGCTTTCAATTCGGACCATGCACTCCGAGTTCACAAATCAATTGGAAAAGTTTTAGATGACTTCACAAGTAATCCAGATTTTGAATCAGGACTATTTAATATATTAGAAATTTTGAATCATGCGGGTGTACCAGTTGAATCGGAACTCATGACCAAACGAACGATAGTTGCCATGGGAATGAAAGTCCGAACCAAAAAGATTGGTGTCGGCGATGATAATAAACCTAACAAAAAAGACCATCTCTCAGTCATGACAGCGAGTTTTCTTGCAGATATAGGTTATTCAAAATTAGTGCTTCCAGACAAACCGAATCTGACGAAAGAAGAATACATATCGATACAACAACACCCTATCATCAGTTATTTAATGACTCTCGCAGCGCCTGAAATTACGCAAGAGATTCGAACTCTTATTTTGAACCACCATCGACCATTTCGCGGGAACTCAATCAACAATAACTTCCCGGACAACAATACGGTATTTAGAAAACTTATGGTAATTAGAGATAAGTTCATTAAAGATCCGAGTAAAAAAATGATTGTAGCTGATATTGATGCGCAACTTCGAATCCAAGAATCGAATGTAAATTCTGTCAATTTTGAAGAAGATATCGCAATATTATCTCTTGCAAGCGAATATGCAAGTTTAACCACTAACCAACCTTGGCGACCTGCTTTCAGTTCGGCAACAGCATTGAAAATGATCGTGAACGATTCGTTTTTTTCCTATAGCAATCGAAACATTCGGCACTTACTTGATTATGTCGGTACTAGTTTGACCAATAACCAAAACATCATCAATGTGGGCGATTACGTCATCACTGCATCTATTGATTCAGAAAAACAGGCTCATTTTGATATCTGCAAAATATTAGAAGTTGATCGCTTCCAAACTCGTCCAAAGATCCAACGATTATGCACCATCAAACCTTTGTTTAAAAAAGGGATCAAGTATCGTATTGCTGATTTTGATATCAACGAAATTCGAATGGACAAACGAAAAGCAGTGATTGACCTTGCAGGACAGACTTCTAGTACACAAAGGATCATTTACATCATTGATCCAGAAATGAACGCACCACTTTACGATACAGCAAGAAAGATGGACATTTCATAA
- a CDS encoding methyl-accepting chemotaxis protein, whose product MQFSDFVSLINSIAVKVNLLSLNAAIESTRSGGHGRGFAVVAEEISKLADATTKNSKNHSGKCSIDSQE is encoded by the coding sequence ATGCAATTTTCTGATTTTGTTTCTTTGATCAATTCCATTGCTGTTAAAGTAAACTTATTATCATTAAATGCAGCAATCGAATCTACCAGATCTGGCGGGCATGGTAGAGGTTTTGCAGTTGTTGCAGAAGAAATATCGAAGTTAGCTGATGCTACAACCAAAAATTCCAAAAATCATTCAGGAAAATGTTCCATTGATTCGCAAGAGTAA
- a CDS encoding peroxiredoxin family protein, translated as MKLKDWFMMQFDGSVDPSIQTLPLDTKVKDWELILTSNQKIRISDIIQRGPLLLVFIRGTWCPFCQIHLKNLSEWATSLNEKEGNVIVVSTEPIHVLKSWLNINPMNFIFASDSTLELSQYFGVRIQPNDFAQAATFLIDSNFTIRLAYKGKRTQRHFDEVETVMKKQVYGLKG; from the coding sequence ATGAAACTGAAAGATTGGTTTATGATGCAATTTGATGGAAGTGTTGATCCATCAATTCAAACTCTTCCTCTAGATACAAAGGTTAAGGATTGGGAATTAATTTTAACTTCCAACCAAAAGATAAGAATTTCGGATATTATCCAACGTGGACCTCTTCTACTTGTATTCATCCGTGGAACATGGTGTCCTTTTTGTCAAATTCATTTAAAAAATCTTTCCGAATGGGCAACAAGTTTAAATGAAAAAGAGGGGAATGTCATTGTTGTATCAACAGAACCAATCCATGTTTTAAAAAGTTGGTTAAATATTAATCCAATGAATTTTATTTTTGCAAGTGACTCTACTTTAGAACTTTCCCAATACTTCGGTGTAAGGATCCAACCGAACGACTTTGCGCAAGCGGCTACGTTTCTGATTGATTCTAATTTTACAATCCGATTGGCTTATAAAGGCAAACGAACGCAGCGTCATTTTGATGAAGTGGAGACAGTCATGAAAAAACAAGTATATGGTTTGAAAGGATAA
- a CDS encoding DUF1554 domain-containing protein: protein MNLKRQRFLNLFLIFCLLVVNVEDCKQLETNNLCDPNSDSFKEVQVLKIITKDSSPICGKDYISTIIPYTISGSVTGLISSGLKLSLNEIILLSVENGSKNFYFMNVLTSGSSYSVRVANQPAGFLCSISNGDGIVKNSDVNSVSVSCAPTCNPCNLFLTNSGYPPNPGSAKNFDANCAADANYPGTGIFKAMVVDGVTRNASVSANAGDGQIDWVFAPNRTYRQSEGIIATTNSVGLFVTALSIRFSVNSKYWTGLNSNWTTNTTNTCDLWRSNTGSFTGVMGQGNSTLIADITSGWTPDPCNLSNQQLICVEQ, encoded by the coding sequence ATGAATTTGAAGAGACAACGATTTTTAAATCTATTCTTAATTTTTTGTTTGTTGGTAGTCAACGTCGAAGATTGCAAACAATTAGAAACGAATAACCTTTGTGATCCAAATTCTGATTCTTTCAAAGAAGTCCAAGTTTTAAAGATCATTACAAAAGACAGTTCTCCTATTTGTGGTAAGGATTATATTTCAACCATTATACCTTATACAATATCAGGTTCAGTAACTGGATTAATCAGTTCTGGTTTAAAACTATCTCTCAACGAAATCATCTTGTTATCAGTTGAAAACGGTAGCAAAAATTTTTATTTTATGAATGTACTAACAAGTGGATCTTCCTATTCTGTAAGAGTTGCCAATCAACCTGCTGGTTTTCTATGTTCAATTTCCAACGGTGATGGAATTGTTAAAAATTCAGATGTGAACTCAGTTTCCGTTTCTTGTGCACCTACATGCAATCCATGTAACCTTTTCTTAACAAATTCAGGATACCCACCGAACCCAGGAAGTGCGAAAAATTTTGATGCTAATTGTGCGGCGGATGCAAATTATCCTGGAACAGGAATTTTTAAAGCAATGGTTGTCGATGGTGTAACCAGAAACGCTTCAGTTTCAGCCAATGCGGGAGATGGACAAATTGATTGGGTTTTTGCACCAAATCGAACGTATCGCCAATCAGAAGGTATCATTGCAACGACGAATTCTGTGGGTTTATTCGTAACTGCTTTGTCGATCAGATTCTCAGTCAATTCAAAATACTGGACTGGACTGAATAGCAATTGGACAACAAATACTACGAACACTTGTGACTTATGGAGAAGTAATACTGGATCCTTTACGGGAGTGATGGGCCAAGGGAATTCTACTTTGATTGCAGACATTACTTCAGGTTGGACTCCTGATCCATGTAATTTAAGTAACCAACAACTAATTTGTGTTGAACAATAA
- a CDS encoding YHS domain-containing (seleno)protein, giving the protein MQYQKFIVFTITLVVSISIFAQSEFSLNEIRKKHFRLNSDGVAIDGFDPVSYFSNNPIKGKKEISKEYQGIIYYFSSIENKKIFEQNPDQFEPKYGGWCAYAMGESGDKVEIDPKRFKIIDGKINLFYDGIFGDTLIPWNQNEKKLIPKANENWKKLMK; this is encoded by the coding sequence ATGCAGTACCAAAAATTTATCGTTTTCACAATCACCTTGGTTGTCTCGATTTCCATTTTTGCACAATCTGAGTTTTCTCTGAATGAAATTAGAAAAAAACATTTTCGATTGAACTCAGATGGGGTTGCTATAGACGGATTTGATCCAGTTTCCTATTTCTCCAACAATCCAATAAAAGGGAAAAAGGAAATCAGTAAGGAATACCAAGGTATCATTTATTATTTCTCATCGATCGAAAATAAAAAAATATTCGAGCAAAATCCTGATCAATTTGAACCGAAATATGGGGGTTGGTGTGCTTATGCGATGGGAGAATCTGGAGATAAAGTCGAAATCGATCCAAAGCGGTTCAAAATCATCGATGGCAAAATCAATTTATTCTACGATGGAATCTTCGGAGATACCCTAATACCCTGGAATCAAAACGAAAAAAAATTGATCCCAAAAGCAAATGAGAACTGGAAAAAGCTTATGAAATAA
- a CDS encoding helix-turn-helix domain-containing protein encodes MESKPRVNRYEFNDPFTGSYFYFTNDLARDLEKVLSNPTANRIFWNTGKGSFGFRCDDKNVVLRENEFCTLTALNYLEVPDNDQKIAAIAFNREFYCIRDHDHEVSCNGILFYGAQDFSVLKFPSADIVPFQKLTDLFMKEFQECDSLHGEMLVSLLKILIIRLTRIGRNQITAIQGDNQSIEIIRKYNLLVEENFRKWKQISEYSFILNISSKKLSELFRIAKLDPPLQTIHKRVILEAKRMLLFSLKSINEISDELGFEDASHFSKLFKKLTGKSPSKFRSQKN; translated from the coding sequence ATGGAATCAAAACCAAGAGTGAATCGATATGAGTTTAATGACCCTTTCACGGGATCATATTTTTATTTTACGAATGATCTCGCACGTGATTTGGAGAAAGTTCTTTCCAATCCTACAGCAAATCGAATTTTTTGGAACACAGGAAAAGGAAGTTTCGGGTTTCGTTGTGATGATAAAAATGTAGTTTTAAGGGAAAATGAGTTTTGCACGCTCACTGCGTTGAATTATCTGGAGGTTCCTGATAATGATCAAAAAATCGCAGCAATTGCTTTTAATCGAGAATTTTATTGCATCAGGGATCATGATCACGAAGTTTCTTGTAATGGGATTTTGTTTTATGGTGCGCAAGATTTTTCAGTATTAAAGTTTCCTTCAGCTGATATTGTACCATTTCAAAAATTAACAGATCTTTTTATGAAGGAATTTCAGGAATGTGATTCCTTACATGGAGAAATGTTAGTAAGTCTATTGAAAATTTTGATTATTCGGCTAACAAGGATTGGGAGAAATCAAATAACTGCCATTCAAGGTGACAACCAAAGTATAGAAATCATTCGCAAATATAATTTACTTGTTGAAGAAAATTTTCGAAAGTGGAAGCAAATATCAGAATATTCTTTTATTTTAAATATATCTTCAAAAAAATTATCAGAATTGTTCCGAATCGCCAAATTAGATCCTCCTCTTCAGACAATCCATAAAAGAGTTATTTTGGAGGCAAAGAGAATGCTTTTGTTTTCTTTAAAATCGATTAACGAAATTTCCGACGAATTGGGTTTTGAGGATGCCAGCCATTTTAGTAAATTATTTAAAAAACTGACTGGAAAATCACCTTCGAAATTTCGGTCTCAGAAAAATTGA
- a CDS encoding redoxin domain-containing protein: protein MKNQNHLLKGNNAPIFIYNTPWERELEFDPTKTGASILFFLRYIGCPVCQFELAKIKRDIALADDYKVYVVLQSDPKIVASKTEPNDWPLTIVCDKNSELFRLYNVLPGSILDYLNPKGLVTAIKALFHGHFHGKFEGNETQLPAIFVISRDKKIEYAYYGKAINDVPSIESLKKMGIL, encoded by the coding sequence ATGAAAAATCAAAATCACCTATTAAAAGGCAACAATGCTCCGATTTTTATTTATAACACACCATGGGAAAGGGAATTAGAATTTGATCCTACCAAAACTGGAGCATCCATCCTATTTTTTTTACGCTATATCGGTTGTCCCGTCTGCCAATTCGAATTAGCTAAAATCAAACGAGACATTGCTTTAGCCGATGATTATAAAGTATACGTGGTTTTACAAAGCGATCCAAAGATTGTAGCCTCAAAAACGGAACCAAATGACTGGCCACTGACTATTGTTTGCGATAAAAATTCGGAGCTTTTCAGATTATACAATGTTTTACCTGGAAGTATCTTGGATTATTTAAATCCAAAAGGATTGGTTACAGCGATAAAAGCTTTGTTCCATGGACACTTTCATGGAAAGTTTGAAGGAAATGAAACTCAGTTGCCTGCTATATTTGTCATTTCAAGAGACAAAAAAATTGAATATGCTTATTATGGAAAGGCAATCAATGATGTTCCTTCAATAGAGTCTCTAAAAAAAATGGGAATTCTATAA
- a CDS encoding DUF6622 family protein, whose amino-acid sequence METSISFRFLMLTMIVLGLRQVKSRAVPPGPMIIISCLMLGFSFYGMVLAFSGSVLSMGVWFFALISTFFMFRNLDYPRDWSFDPMTKNLIIPGSWLPLLLIIFIFALRLFVRYQIRNLSSLIHSSVFLLSISSIYGFLSGIFASRTWHAFQLSRRK is encoded by the coding sequence ATGGAAACTTCCATCTCCTTTCGGTTCCTAATGCTAACGATGATAGTTTTGGGTTTACGACAAGTCAAATCTCGAGCGGTTCCTCCTGGACCAATGATTATTATATCATGTTTAATGTTGGGATTTTCATTTTATGGAATGGTTTTGGCATTTTCAGGTTCTGTTCTGTCTATGGGAGTATGGTTTTTTGCATTAATCTCAACATTTTTTATGTTTCGTAATTTAGATTACCCGAGGGATTGGAGTTTCGACCCAATGACTAAAAATCTGATTATACCAGGAAGCTGGCTTCCTTTACTTCTAATCATTTTTATATTTGCTCTCAGGCTATTTGTTCGATACCAAATACGAAATTTGTCTTCGCTGATTCATTCTTCTGTTTTCTTATTGTCAATTAGTTCTATTTATGGGTTTCTTTCTGGAATTTTTGCCTCTAGAACATGGCATGCATTTCAATTGAGCCGTCGGAAATGA